The following proteins are co-located in the uncultured Draconibacterium sp. genome:
- a CDS encoding transketolase C-terminal domain-containing protein → MNKIESTRIGFMQGLETLAEKDDKVMLVCADSLLAMRATEFVEKYPDQYVEIGIAEQNAAATSAGLALEGMIPFFATYAGFITMRACEQIRTFIAYPNLNVKLAGVNGGIAGGEREGTTHQFFEDIGILRTIPNMTILVPADADQARQACIAAASIPGPVYIRLGSGRDPVVFEKDTPFVPFKINVLQENGTDIALFGNGILLPRLMEASEILASKGIGVTLVEVHTVKPLDMEGVTAVLKKCGAAVTAEDHTIMGGLGSAIMETAAENCPVPIARIGLRDTFPGSGLPQELLDYYEMSVDDIIRAAEATIARKVKE, encoded by the coding sequence TTGAATAAAATAGAAAGCACCCGAATAGGTTTCATGCAGGGCTTGGAAACTCTGGCTGAAAAAGATGATAAAGTGATGTTGGTTTGCGCCGACAGTTTATTGGCGATGCGTGCCACTGAGTTTGTAGAGAAATATCCGGACCAGTACGTTGAAATTGGCATAGCTGAGCAGAATGCTGCAGCCACTTCTGCCGGATTGGCGCTGGAAGGAATGATCCCGTTTTTTGCTACCTACGCCGGATTTATTACCATGCGTGCCTGCGAGCAGATTCGTACATTCATTGCGTATCCGAATTTGAATGTAAAGCTGGCCGGAGTAAACGGCGGTATTGCCGGTGGCGAGCGCGAAGGAACAACTCACCAGTTTTTTGAGGATATTGGCATTTTGCGGACCATACCGAATATGACCATTTTAGTTCCGGCCGATGCCGATCAGGCGCGACAAGCTTGTATTGCAGCAGCATCAATTCCCGGGCCGGTTTACATTCGTTTGGGAAGCGGCCGCGATCCTGTGGTTTTTGAAAAAGATACACCTTTTGTACCTTTTAAAATCAATGTTCTGCAAGAAAATGGGACTGATATAGCACTTTTTGGAAATGGCATTTTATTGCCTCGTTTAATGGAAGCCAGCGAAATTCTTGCCTCAAAAGGAATTGGAGTTACTCTGGTGGAAGTGCACACGGTAAAACCGCTCGATATGGAAGGCGTGACCGCTGTATTAAAAAAATGTGGAGCTGCCGTTACTGCCGAGGACCATACAATTATGGGTGGTTTGGGAAGTGCGATAATGGAAACTGCTGCCGAAAATTGTCCGGTCCCGATTGCACGAATTGGACTCAGGGATACATTCCCCGGATCAGGATTGCCTCAGGAATTACTCGATTATTACGAAATGAGTGTGGATGACATTATAAGAGCAGCCGAAGCAACGATTGCAAGGAAAGTTAAGGAGTGA
- a CDS encoding transketolase: protein MTKRTEHITAMATQLRRDVVNTVYYAGDGHPGPCMSIADILAVLYFDILKLDPENPKWVGRDRFILSKGHACPVYYAALARRGYLPPAELKTLRSLNSRLQGHPVQKLTPGVDATSGSLGHGLPQGCGMALAARRRGDDTLTFVLTGDGELNEGLVWEAAMNIAKYKLHNLIAIIDNNGKQSGGTVEDISGLYNLPEKWRAFGWYTVEIDGHDIELLTLALENAAKRGRASREEREGMTILPGMPAPNPDQPVIFIAKTVKGKGVPYMEGNNAWHKRVPTDEERELAMSILGGKDLE from the coding sequence ATGACAAAAAGAACAGAACATATAACTGCAATGGCAACGCAATTGCGACGCGATGTGGTAAATACGGTGTACTACGCCGGCGATGGACATCCCGGGCCCTGCATGTCGATTGCGGATATTCTCGCAGTACTTTATTTCGACATTTTGAAATTAGATCCTGAAAATCCCAAATGGGTAGGCCGCGATCGTTTTATATTGTCGAAAGGACATGCCTGCCCGGTTTATTATGCCGCACTTGCGCGGCGCGGTTATCTTCCTCCGGCTGAATTAAAAACGCTGCGTTCGCTGAATTCGCGTTTGCAGGGGCACCCGGTTCAGAAATTAACTCCCGGAGTAGATGCAACTTCCGGCTCGTTGGGGCACGGCTTACCGCAAGGATGTGGAATGGCATTGGCTGCCCGTCGTCGCGGTGACGATACGCTAACATTTGTTTTAACCGGCGACGGAGAATTAAACGAAGGTTTGGTTTGGGAGGCCGCCATGAATATTGCCAAGTACAAACTGCACAACTTAATTGCCATTATCGACAATAACGGCAAGCAGAGCGGCGGAACAGTGGAAGACATAAGTGGTTTGTATAATCTGCCTGAGAAATGGAGAGCTTTTGGCTGGTATACCGTTGAAATAGATGGACACGATATCGAATTGCTGACACTGGCACTTGAAAATGCTGCCAAACGTGGACGTGCATCACGCGAGGAAAGGGAAGGAATGACCATTCTTCCCGGAATGCCTGCTCCAAATCCCGATCAACCGGTGATATTTATAGCAAAAACGGTTAAGGGCAAAGGCGTGCCGTATATGGAGGGCAACAATGCCTGGCACAAAAGAGTCCCAACCGATGAAGAACGTGAATTAGCAATGTCAATTTTAGGAGGAAAAGATCTTGAATAA
- a CDS encoding sialate O-acetylesterase, with protein sequence MIEIIRMNMVRKIQVLTLLVLLVAVGFQSEAKVKLPALFADNMVLQQQTKVAVWGWSLPKTEVHVSGSWSAESVSVKSDKEGKWKVMLQTPHAGGPYDLTISDEETITLKNVMIGEVWICAGQSNMEMPMKGYPGQPVIGSNMDILKSDNNQIRVITVPRNSQTVPQDNFEAKWKVADPAAIRNFSATGYHFGKLLYEMLDVPIGLIEVSYGGSCIQAWMSSETAVPFEDNMVPAPGDSIPVVNRTPTVLFNGMLNPVIGYGIKGAIWYQGETNYQEPEAYVELFPKMVKEWRSLWNIGEFPFYYAQIAPFDYAVFKPNKAKANSAYLREAQLKAMDKIPNSGMAVLMDIGEEKSIHPMHKKEGGERLALWALGKTYGIRDFSYKSPAFNAIEVKGGQLIVSFNNASNGLTTFGKELTGFEIAGDDKVFYPASTFLRSKSVIVSSPRVEKPVAVRYAFNDFIVGTLFGTDGLPVSSFRSDDW encoded by the coding sequence ATGATAGAGATTATAAGAATGAATATGGTTAGAAAAATACAAGTTTTGACGCTATTGGTATTATTGGTGGCAGTAGGATTTCAGTCGGAGGCAAAAGTAAAACTTCCGGCTTTGTTTGCCGATAATATGGTATTGCAGCAGCAGACAAAAGTGGCTGTGTGGGGGTGGAGTTTACCAAAAACAGAGGTACATGTGTCCGGCTCGTGGAGCGCGGAAAGTGTTTCGGTAAAATCGGACAAAGAAGGAAAATGGAAAGTAATGCTCCAAACGCCGCATGCAGGTGGCCCGTACGATTTAACGATCAGCGATGAGGAAACAATTACCCTGAAAAATGTAATGATTGGCGAAGTCTGGATTTGTGCAGGCCAGTCGAATATGGAAATGCCGATGAAAGGTTATCCGGGGCAACCGGTGATTGGTTCAAATATGGATATTTTGAAATCGGATAACAACCAGATTCGTGTGATTACCGTTCCCCGAAATTCGCAAACCGTTCCGCAAGATAATTTCGAAGCCAAATGGAAAGTTGCCGACCCGGCTGCCATTCGTAATTTTAGTGCCACCGGTTATCACTTTGGAAAACTGTTGTACGAAATGCTGGATGTTCCCATCGGACTTATCGAAGTGAGTTACGGAGGTTCGTGTATTCAGGCCTGGATGAGCAGCGAAACTGCAGTTCCGTTTGAAGACAACATGGTTCCGGCGCCCGGGGATTCAATTCCTGTGGTAAATCGTACTCCAACAGTTCTTTTTAACGGCATGTTAAATCCTGTCATCGGTTACGGAATTAAAGGCGCCATTTGGTACCAGGGCGAGACCAATTATCAGGAGCCTGAGGCGTATGTCGAACTGTTTCCAAAAATGGTTAAAGAGTGGAGAAGTTTGTGGAATATTGGTGAATTTCCGTTTTATTATGCACAGATTGCCCCCTTCGATTATGCGGTATTCAAACCAAACAAAGCCAAAGCCAATTCGGCATATTTAAGAGAAGCGCAGTTAAAAGCCATGGATAAAATTCCAAACAGCGGAATGGCGGTTTTAATGGATATTGGAGAGGAAAAAAGTATTCATCCGATGCACAAAAAAGAAGGTGGCGAAAGACTGGCTTTGTGGGCTTTGGGAAAAACCTACGGAATCCGCGATTTTAGCTATAAAAGTCCGGCATTTAATGCAATTGAGGTAAAAGGCGGACAACTGATAGTTTCGTTTAACAATGCCAGTAACGGTTTGACAACCTTTGGCAAAGAGCTGACCGGCTTTGAAATTGCGGGTGATGACAAAGTTTTTTATCCGGCCAGTACTTTTTTGCGGTCCAAGTCGGTAATTGTTTCGTCACCTCGCGTGGAAAAACCTGTGGCGGTTCGTTACGCTTTTAACGATTTTATAGTAGGAACCTTGTTTGGAACCGACGGTTTGCCGGTTTCTTCGTTTCGATCTGATGATTGGTAA
- a CDS encoding GxxExxY protein, protein MDLLKEGIVYKEESYEIIGACMEVHKQLGCGFLEAVYQEALAIEFENRKIPYEQEKRLQIEYKGKILKKEYVADFVCYDKIIIEVKALSKLAPEHLAQTLNYLKITDFDLGLLVNFGKSSLEYKRVVV, encoded by the coding sequence ATGGATTTGTTAAAAGAAGGAATAGTTTACAAGGAAGAAAGCTACGAAATAATTGGAGCGTGCATGGAAGTTCACAAACAGTTAGGATGTGGTTTTCTTGAAGCGGTTTATCAGGAAGCTCTCGCCATTGAATTTGAGAATAGAAAGATTCCTTATGAACAAGAAAAAAGATTACAAATTGAATACAAAGGAAAAATTTTGAAAAAGGAGTATGTTGCTGATTTTGTGTGTTACGATAAAATTATCATCGAAGTAAAAGCTTTAAGCAAATTAGCACCGGAACATCTGGCACAGACTTTAAATTATTTAAAAATTACAGATTTCGATCTTGGATTGCTTGTAAACTTTGGCAAATCCAGTTTGGAGTATAAAAGAGTGGTTGTTTAA
- a CDS encoding glycosyl hydrolase: MNILTRYNFVRLMWRWIAKKSPSVDFGVLHIQSIKYVIPLFFIFLLACGSHQPQVLDDSSFTIKTDDTLPWVYWFLTDASISEKGITTDLEAMKENGIGGAYLFTIRGAANPSLYEPTTVQLTPEWWDLMKYAITEANRLGLKLGIHACDGFTAAGGPWITPELSMQKVVWADTLVPGNQHFENVLPEPEKVENYYKDIATFAYPAPEGFGISSYTTIPDVSSSIAGKEASFLVVKGNTKDFTSKEECWIQYHFEEPFTCRSVTLQSGWNNYQANRLIIKTSNDGKTFKRHGRLDEYRHGWDDRGESVTHLIEPLTANYFRFVFDPAGTEPGAEDLDDAKWKPRLKVSGIELSGEAKIHQFEGKSGAVWRISKSSYETFLPVTACVDPEKLINLTAFLDEEGILTWDVPEGNWVILRMGHTSTGLTNYVGGGAVGLECDKLNPAAVKIQFENWFDTIYNHVDTKVAKNVIEELYNDSWECGSQNWSPVFPDEFQKRRGYDLMAYLPVMAGVPLKNVESSEQVLYDIRETIAEVLVDNYHDTMKKLAHEKGCRYSAECIAPVFVSDGMLHYKFTDAPTGEFWFRSPSHDKPNDVLDAVSGAHIYGKKLARAEAGTEIRLDWDEHPGILKTLFDRNFAIGINKIIFHVFAHDPWITRKPGKTVGVVGQFFQPNQTWWKPGKAWVKYIENCQTLLQKGAPVVDIAVFTGEEIPRRAILPDRLVPVLPGIFGDEKVEAEKQRLENTGQPFHQQPKGVTTLKNLADPLDWIDPLNGYAYDSFNKDVLVNRAKVKNGRIELPGGASYALLVIPGKRKMNPEAGMSLEVAKQILKLVKDGATIYFQEKPTKCLGPETDKKEFEAVINELFSNENATTISENLDSLKIGKGQVLTGKYDQTDFVFLGVEKDFYAFENEGIPASKIAWNHRTDNQKEIYFISNQEDYQRDLQMSFRVTGKQPQLYYPVSGKTTDCNDWRIEKGRTIIPFQFENNESVFVIFEKAISETVSKTGEDKADLLTVTSLEGDWELEFDALLGGPEKPVVFEELSDWSLNQTDGIKYYSGTAVYRKLFEWKEEIKRPVYLDLGEVNNLAEVIVNGINCGVAWTAPFRVEITEVLKSGTNELEIAVTNTWANRLIGDHDLPEEKQVTWTNAPYRLEGQPLLKAGLLGPVTILNEKD, encoded by the coding sequence ATGAATATTTTAACAAGATATAATTTCGTAAGATTAATGTGGAGATGGATTGCGAAAAAGTCCCCTTCAGTGGATTTTGGAGTACTTCATATTCAATCTATAAAATATGTTATTCCATTGTTTTTTATTTTCCTGCTTGCCTGTGGAAGCCATCAACCGCAGGTATTGGATGATTCCTCGTTTACTATTAAAACGGATGATACCTTACCCTGGGTGTACTGGTTTTTAACCGATGCCAGCATTTCTGAAAAAGGAATTACCACTGATTTGGAAGCCATGAAAGAGAATGGAATCGGAGGTGCCTATTTGTTTACGATCAGAGGTGCCGCCAATCCTTCGTTGTACGAACCAACTACGGTTCAGTTAACGCCCGAATGGTGGGATCTGATGAAATATGCCATCACTGAAGCAAATCGTTTGGGTTTAAAATTGGGTATTCATGCCTGCGATGGTTTTACTGCAGCCGGAGGTCCGTGGATAACTCCCGAACTTTCGATGCAAAAAGTAGTCTGGGCCGACACGCTTGTACCCGGAAATCAGCATTTTGAAAACGTTCTTCCGGAGCCCGAAAAAGTGGAAAATTATTACAAAGACATCGCCACTTTTGCTTACCCCGCACCGGAAGGTTTTGGGATCAGTTCCTACACAACAATTCCTGATGTTAGTTCGAGTATTGCAGGGAAAGAAGCATCTTTTCTGGTAGTGAAAGGAAATACAAAGGATTTTACCAGCAAGGAAGAATGCTGGATTCAATACCACTTTGAGGAACCGTTTACTTGTCGTTCTGTTACCTTGCAATCAGGTTGGAATAACTACCAGGCCAATCGTTTGATTATTAAAACCAGCAACGACGGAAAGACTTTTAAACGGCATGGAAGACTGGATGAGTACCGGCATGGCTGGGACGACCGGGGTGAATCTGTTACTCATTTAATAGAACCTTTAACTGCAAACTATTTCCGCTTTGTTTTTGATCCGGCTGGAACTGAACCGGGGGCGGAAGACCTTGACGATGCCAAATGGAAACCCCGGTTAAAAGTATCGGGAATTGAATTGTCAGGCGAAGCTAAAATTCATCAGTTTGAAGGAAAATCTGGTGCAGTTTGGAGAATCAGCAAAAGTTCTTATGAGACTTTTTTGCCAGTAACTGCCTGTGTCGATCCGGAAAAGTTAATCAATCTAACTGCATTTTTAGATGAGGAGGGAATACTAACTTGGGATGTTCCCGAGGGGAACTGGGTGATCCTTCGAATGGGACATACTTCTACCGGATTGACCAATTATGTGGGTGGTGGAGCTGTGGGCCTGGAATGCGACAAACTTAATCCCGCCGCAGTAAAAATTCAGTTTGAAAATTGGTTCGATACCATTTACAATCATGTTGATACTAAGGTGGCCAAAAATGTAATTGAAGAACTGTACAACGATAGTTGGGAGTGCGGCAGCCAAAACTGGTCGCCCGTTTTTCCGGATGAATTCCAAAAAAGAAGAGGATACGATTTAATGGCTTACTTGCCTGTAATGGCTGGTGTTCCTCTTAAAAATGTAGAATCGTCGGAGCAGGTTTTATACGATATCAGGGAAACAATTGCCGAGGTACTTGTGGACAATTATCACGATACCATGAAAAAACTGGCGCACGAAAAAGGATGTCGTTACAGTGCAGAGTGCATTGCTCCTGTTTTTGTTAGCGATGGAATGTTGCACTACAAATTTACGGATGCACCAACCGGCGAATTCTGGTTCCGAAGCCCGTCGCACGACAAGCCCAACGATGTGTTGGATGCTGTATCCGGAGCGCACATTTACGGGAAAAAACTGGCACGTGCTGAAGCTGGTACCGAAATCCGTTTGGATTGGGACGAGCATCCCGGTATTTTAAAAACATTATTCGACCGGAATTTTGCGATCGGTATCAACAAAATAATTTTCCATGTATTTGCTCACGATCCATGGATAACACGCAAACCGGGTAAAACCGTTGGAGTTGTTGGCCAGTTTTTTCAACCCAATCAAACGTGGTGGAAGCCCGGAAAAGCCTGGGTTAAATACATCGAGAATTGCCAGACACTTTTACAAAAGGGAGCTCCGGTCGTTGATATTGCCGTTTTTACGGGTGAAGAAATTCCGCGTCGTGCGATTTTGCCCGATCGTTTGGTGCCGGTTTTACCCGGTATTTTTGGAGACGAAAAAGTTGAAGCAGAAAAACAACGACTGGAGAATACAGGTCAGCCATTTCATCAACAACCCAAAGGAGTAACAACCTTGAAAAATCTGGCCGACCCGCTCGACTGGATTGATCCTTTAAATGGTTATGCCTACGATTCGTTTAACAAGGATGTGTTGGTGAATCGTGCCAAAGTAAAAAATGGGCGAATTGAACTTCCGGGCGGTGCAAGCTACGCGTTGCTTGTGATTCCCGGAAAAAGAAAAATGAATCCTGAAGCGGGAATGAGCCTTGAAGTTGCCAAGCAAATTTTAAAACTGGTGAAAGACGGAGCAACCATTTATTTTCAGGAAAAACCTACCAAATGTTTAGGGCCGGAAACAGATAAAAAAGAATTTGAAGCCGTAATAAATGAATTGTTTTCAAACGAAAATGCTACAACTATTTCTGAGAATTTAGATAGCCTTAAAATTGGAAAAGGGCAGGTTTTAACCGGAAAATACGACCAGACTGATTTTGTTTTTCTGGGTGTTGAGAAAGATTTTTACGCTTTTGAAAATGAGGGAATACCGGCTTCTAAAATCGCATGGAATCACCGAACTGATAATCAAAAGGAAATTTACTTTATATCGAATCAGGAAGATTATCAACGGGATTTGCAGATGTCTTTCAGAGTGACTGGAAAACAACCGCAATTGTATTACCCGGTTTCAGGAAAGACAACAGATTGCAACGATTGGCGGATAGAAAAAGGCCGAACAATTATTCCATTTCAGTTTGAAAATAACGAATCGGTTTTTGTCATTTTTGAAAAGGCTATTTCTGAAACCGTTTCGAAAACAGGAGAGGACAAAGCCGATTTACTTACGGTAACAAGTTTAGAGGGGGATTGGGAACTTGAGTTCGATGCTTTGCTGGGTGGACCTGAAAAACCGGTTGTTTTTGAAGAGTTAAGCGACTGGAGTTTAAACCAAACTGATGGAATAAAATATTACTCAGGAACAGCGGTTTACCGAAAGTTGTTTGAATGGAAAGAAGAAATAAAACGGCCGGTATACCTCGATTTGGGAGAAGTAAATAACCTGGCCGAAGTAATTGTAAATGGTATTAATTGTGGAGTAGCCTGGACAGCTCCTTTCCGTGTGGAGATTACTGAGGTTTTAAAATCGGGTACAAACGAGCTTGAAATTGCCGTGACAAATACCTGGGCAAACCGCTTAATCGGCGATCATGATTTGCCGGAAGAAAAACAAGTAACCTGGACAAATGCACCGTACCGACTCGAAGGACAGCCGCTTTTAAAAGCTGGTTTGCTGGGGCCGGTTACAATATTGAATGAAAAAGATTAA
- a CDS encoding glycoside hydrolase family 2 TIM barrel-domain containing protein produces the protein MINGKETYLYGVNRHDHDPVKGKALSREDILRDVQQIKQFNFNCIRTSHYPNDPYFYDLCDEYGIFVMDEANLETHGLGGKLSNDSQWTSAHMDRMTRMVYRDKNHPSVIIWSLGNEAGSGPNHAAMAAWTHDFDVTRPVHYEPAQGSPGEDGYLDWGHRPNTGRLQNPVDQYYVDMVSRFYPSIPFIHELHDQTADNRPIIFVEYSHSMGNSTGNMKELWDIFRSESRFIGGCIWDYKDQGLLKTDEAGNEFYAYGGDFGEKLHDGNFCINGIVASDGRPKAAIFECKRVYQPVWCELIEGTKIKVSNRHATKSLSDYDVVLKVLENGFEIEAAQIPSLAVVAGKDTTIDISKFLPKMKAGNEYLADIHFLLKQETEWAQEGFEVASNQFVLTSPTNSQTEKQKFPKLKLQGDEQAIQIEGNRFVAKFSKKNGALISYKSDGDEQVFSPLMPSFTRPLTDNDERGWKPQKVLKDWFDAKPALENLEVQVLNEGLITVRSSYNVIPGKAQVEVTYSVNGDGVVKVDYNLNADSDLPNIPKVGMSCGIKNDFRNITWYGRGLYENYLDRRWGFDAGIYSLPIVEFMEPYVMPQENGNRTDVRWMFLADQKENGMLVVADSLLSMSAWPFTEKNINEAKHTNELREAGFITLNIDLIQMGIGGNDTWSPVAAPIDQYQVPAGNYSYSFLMLPGKFGMDKLKKIQQNIKF, from the coding sequence TTGATCAACGGAAAAGAAACGTATTTGTATGGTGTAAATCGTCACGATCACGATCCTGTTAAGGGAAAAGCACTTTCGCGGGAAGACATTCTGCGCGATGTTCAGCAAATAAAACAGTTTAACTTTAACTGCATTCGAACAAGTCATTATCCCAACGATCCGTATTTCTACGATTTATGCGACGAATACGGCATTTTTGTGATGGATGAGGCCAACCTGGAAACACATGGTTTGGGCGGAAAACTAAGTAATGATTCTCAGTGGACCAGCGCGCACATGGACCGAATGACCCGAATGGTATACCGCGATAAAAACCATCCTTCGGTAATTATCTGGAGTTTGGGGAATGAGGCCGGAAGTGGCCCGAATCACGCGGCTATGGCGGCATGGACACACGATTTTGATGTTACCCGCCCGGTACATTACGAGCCGGCGCAGGGAAGTCCGGGAGAAGACGGTTATCTGGATTGGGGCCACAGACCAAATACCGGGCGTTTGCAAAATCCGGTTGATCAGTATTATGTGGACATGGTGAGTCGCTTTTATCCGTCAATTCCATTTATTCATGAATTGCATGATCAGACTGCCGATAATCGTCCCATAATTTTTGTGGAGTATTCACATTCCATGGGAAATTCAACCGGAAACATGAAAGAACTCTGGGATATTTTCCGCTCCGAATCAAGATTTATCGGTGGATGTATCTGGGATTACAAAGACCAGGGTTTGTTAAAAACCGATGAGGCCGGAAACGAGTTTTATGCTTATGGCGGCGATTTTGGCGAAAAACTACACGATGGTAATTTTTGTATCAACGGAATTGTAGCTTCCGACGGAAGACCCAAAGCTGCCATATTTGAGTGCAAGCGTGTGTATCAACCGGTTTGGTGCGAATTAATCGAGGGTACAAAAATAAAAGTGAGTAACCGCCATGCAACAAAATCACTTTCCGATTACGATGTTGTTCTGAAGGTGCTTGAAAATGGTTTTGAAATTGAAGCAGCACAAATTCCGTCTTTGGCTGTGGTAGCCGGAAAAGATACGACAATAGACATTTCCAAATTTCTTCCGAAAATGAAAGCCGGGAACGAATACCTGGCAGATATCCATTTTTTGCTGAAGCAGGAAACGGAATGGGCGCAGGAAGGATTTGAAGTAGCATCGAACCAATTTGTTTTGACTTCACCAACAAATAGTCAAACGGAAAAACAGAAGTTCCCAAAACTAAAACTTCAGGGTGATGAACAGGCGATTCAGATTGAAGGGAATCGTTTTGTAGCAAAGTTCAGCAAAAAGAATGGCGCATTGATTTCGTATAAAAGCGATGGTGATGAACAGGTATTTAGTCCATTAATGCCTTCGTTTACACGTCCTTTAACCGATAATGACGAACGAGGATGGAAACCACAGAAAGTATTAAAAGATTGGTTCGATGCAAAACCGGCACTCGAGAACCTGGAAGTTCAGGTGCTTAATGAGGGATTAATTACTGTAAGAAGTAGCTACAATGTGATACCCGGAAAAGCACAGGTTGAAGTCACTTATTCGGTGAACGGAGATGGAGTTGTTAAAGTGGACTACAATCTGAATGCTGATTCCGATCTTCCAAACATTCCGAAGGTAGGAATGAGTTGTGGCATTAAAAACGATTTCCGGAACATAACCTGGTACGGGCGTGGTTTGTACGAAAATTACCTCGACCGCCGCTGGGGATTCGATGCCGGAATTTATTCACTGCCAATAGTTGAATTTATGGAACCTTATGTAATGCCGCAGGAGAACGGCAATCGAACGGATGTGCGCTGGATGTTTTTAGCTGATCAGAAAGAGAATGGAATGCTTGTGGTTGCTGATAGTTTGCTGAGTATGAGTGCCTGGCCTTTCACCGAAAAAAACATTAACGAGGCCAAACATACCAATGAACTCAGGGAAGCGGGATTTATCACACTGAATATCGATCTGATTCAAATGGGAATTGGAGGAAATGATACTTGGTCGCCGGTGGCAGCACCCATCGATCAATACCAGGTTCCGGCTGGAAATTATTCTTATTCGTTTTTGATGTTGCCTGGAAAATTTGGTATGGATAAACTGAAGAAAATACAACAAAACATTAAATTTTGA
- a CDS encoding sugar-binding domain-containing protein has product MRNTIYILAILLYSINSRAQTVTGEPAGIPPQPAIYNVEPWENPLINGVNREPARATAYSFETIDDALSCNRSNSSRVQLLNGEWDFHFALKPADAPADFYKSRVSGWDKIEVPSNWEMKGYDIPIYKSSVYPFRPVNPPYVPRDYNAVGSYQRTFTVADDWKNMNITLHFGGVSSAFKVWVNGKFLGYGEDSCLPSEFNVTPYLQAGENILSVQVIRWSDASYLEDQDHWRMSGIQREVMLLAEPKLRIADFHWQAKLDKDYKDAVLSIRPRLDNFTGDTVKGYLVKAQLFDDEGQTVLPEALEIKAEDIINESYPRLDNVKFGLLEATIANPKKWSDEDPNLYTLAISLEIAKVKFRKLKVAALVSGV; this is encoded by the coding sequence ATGAGGAATACAATATACATACTTGCAATTCTACTTTACAGCATAAACAGCCGGGCACAAACAGTAACTGGCGAACCGGCAGGCATTCCGCCTCAACCGGCCATTTATAATGTTGAGCCCTGGGAAAATCCTCTGATTAATGGTGTAAACCGAGAGCCGGCCCGCGCCACTGCTTATTCGTTTGAAACGATTGACGATGCTTTAAGTTGCAATCGCTCAAATTCTTCGCGTGTGCAACTTTTAAACGGCGAGTGGGATTTTCATTTTGCACTAAAACCTGCCGATGCGCCTGCCGATTTTTACAAATCACGCGTTTCGGGTTGGGATAAAATTGAAGTGCCATCCAATTGGGAAATGAAAGGTTACGATATTCCGATTTATAAAAGCTCAGTGTATCCGTTTCGCCCGGTAAATCCGCCTTATGTACCGCGCGACTACAATGCCGTTGGTTCGTATCAGCGAACTTTTACTGTTGCAGACGATTGGAAGAATATGAATATCACGCTTCATTTTGGTGGCGTAAGTTCTGCATTTAAAGTGTGGGTGAACGGAAAATTTTTGGGGTATGGCGAAGACAGTTGTTTGCCTTCCGAATTTAATGTGACTCCGTATTTGCAAGCAGGTGAGAATATTCTTTCGGTGCAGGTAATTCGCTGGAGCGATGCATCGTATCTTGAAGATCAGGATCATTGGCGGATGAGTGGAATTCAGCGTGAGGTAATGCTTTTGGCTGAACCTAAATTGCGTATTGCCGATTTTCACTGGCAGGCCAAACTCGATAAAGACTACAAAGATGCGGTTTTGAGTATCCGTCCGCGCCTGGATAATTTTACCGGCGATACCGTAAAAGGATACCTTGTAAAGGCGCAGTTATTCGATGATGAAGGGCAGACTGTTCTACCGGAAGCACTTGAAATTAAAGCCGAAGATATTATCAACGAAAGTTATCCGCGACTTGACAATGTGAAGTTTGGCCTGTTGGAGGCGACGATAGCAAATCCAAAAAAATGGAGCGACGAAGATCCGAATTTATACACATTGGCTATCTCGCTTGAAATAGCGAAGGTGAAATTCAGGAAGTTAAAAGTTGCCGCGTTGGTTTCAGGAGTATAG